Proteins encoded together in one Electrophorus electricus isolate fEleEle1 chromosome 9, fEleEle1.pri, whole genome shotgun sequence window:
- the ptrh1 gene encoding probable peptidyl-tRNA hydrolase, producing MLIRNDTLAGKFLAIVLSLFRLPMAIMRRMITKFINRALLGTVSFEKMTNDVAAAGSSRRKLVVGLGNPGMDGSRHSVGMAAIAALAERLRVADQWRTDRQVLGDIIVSVYQDTQLVLLRPKLLMNVNGVSVVKAASKFSVQPEHIVLVHDELDKPLGKLGIKNGGSARGHNGVRSCVDCLHTDVMSRLRIGIGRPSENTAVDRHVLGRFSKEEQDILSSVLEQCVDLLLTHLTAPQLQTSPPGGRSATCRSKERTPLVQEAIEGQRQK from the exons ATGTTAATACGAAACGACACATTGGCAGGCAAATTCTTGGCGATTGTGTTATCGTTGTTCAGGTTACCAATGGCAATCATGAGGAGAATGATAACAAAGTTCATAAACAGAGCGCTTTTGGGTACAGTTTCTTTTGAGAAGATGACTAATGATGTAGCAGCAGCTGGTAGTTCTAGACGGAAATTG GTTGTAGGACTTGGTAATCCTGGCATGGACGGCTCACGGCACAGCGTCGGCATGGCCGCAATTGCAGCACTAGCGGAACGTCTAAGAGTGGCTGACCAatggaggacagacagacaggtgttaGGAGACATCATCGTTTCAGTCTACCAAGACACCCAGCTTGTGTTACTGCGGCCCAAGTTGCTCATGAATGTAAATGGAGTGAGTGTGGTTAAAGCGG CCAGCAAATTTTCTGTTCAACCTGAGCACATTGTCCTAGTTCATGATGAACTTGACAAGCCACTTGGGAAGCTTGGCATCAAAAATGGCGGAAGTGCAAG GGGTCACAATGGTGTCCGTTCCTGTGTCGATTGCCTTCATACTGAT GTTATGTCACGATTACGAATTGGCATTGGCCGACCCTCAGAGAACACTGCAGTGGACAGACATGTTTTAGGAAGGTTTTCTAAGGAAGAGCAGGACATtctgagctctgtgctggaacAGTGTGTGGACCTTTTGCTGACACATCTTACAGCACCACAACTCCAAACATCTCCACCGGGGGGCAGGAGTGCAACATGCAGGAGTAAAGAGAGGACTCCTTTAGTTCAGGAGGCTATTGAAGGGCAGCGCCAGAAATGA